A window of Pedococcus aerophilus contains these coding sequences:
- a CDS encoding phosphoenolpyruvate carboxykinase (GTP) encodes MTTEATQHTDQRAGGTTHAGLQAWVDEVAALTTPDHIEWVTGSDAEWTRLTDKLVAAGTFVRLNDELKPNSFYAASDPTDVARVEDRTYICSVDEKDAGPTNNWMDPNEMKDLMRGLYAGCMKGRTMYVIPFVMGHLNSENPMFGVELTDSEYVVASMRVMARCGVNVLRRIEELGDKAKYVPALHSVGAPLEPGQQDVKWPCNPEKYIVQFPEERMIWSYGSGYGGNALLGKKCYSLRIASVMARDEGWLAEHMLILKLISPEQQVYYIAAAFPSACGKTNLAMLAPTIPGWKVETLGDDIAWMRFGEDGRLYAVNPEFGFFGVAPGTNEHTNPNAMKTINKGNSVFTNVALKDDGDIWWEGLENTPDHATSWKGEDWTPDSEELSSHANSRYCTPIEQCDILAKEYYDPKGVPISAIFFGGRRKTTVPLVTEARDWIHGTFMGATLSSETTAAATGAVGVVRRDPMAMLPFIGYNAGDYFQHWVNLGKDADAAKLPKIFYVNWFRRGDDGDFLWPGFGENSRVLKWAIERIEGKAAAVETPIGHVPTPESLDTTGLDMSDAELEQALAVDAEEWKAEIPQIEEWFAKFGENLPTQLQVELDGLKARLGVE; translated from the coding sequence ATGACGACCGAGGCGACGCAGCACACCGACCAGCGGGCGGGGGGCACCACGCACGCAGGCCTCCAGGCCTGGGTCGACGAGGTGGCCGCACTGACCACCCCTGACCACATCGAGTGGGTCACCGGCTCCGACGCCGAGTGGACCCGGCTCACCGACAAGCTCGTGGCCGCCGGCACCTTCGTGCGGCTCAACGACGAGCTCAAGCCCAACAGCTTCTACGCTGCCTCCGACCCGACCGACGTCGCCCGGGTCGAGGACCGCACCTACATCTGCTCCGTCGACGAGAAGGACGCCGGGCCCACCAACAACTGGATGGACCCGAACGAGATGAAGGACCTCATGCGCGGGCTGTACGCCGGCTGCATGAAGGGCCGCACCATGTACGTCATCCCGTTCGTCATGGGCCACCTCAACTCCGAGAACCCCATGTTCGGCGTCGAGCTCACCGACTCCGAGTACGTCGTGGCGTCGATGCGCGTCATGGCCCGCTGCGGCGTCAACGTGCTCCGTCGCATCGAGGAGCTCGGTGACAAGGCGAAGTACGTCCCCGCGCTCCACTCGGTCGGCGCCCCGCTCGAGCCCGGCCAGCAGGACGTCAAGTGGCCCTGCAACCCCGAGAAGTACATCGTCCAGTTCCCCGAGGAGCGGATGATCTGGAGCTACGGCTCCGGCTACGGCGGCAACGCCCTGCTGGGCAAGAAGTGCTACTCCCTGCGCATCGCCAGCGTCATGGCCCGCGACGAGGGCTGGCTCGCCGAGCACATGCTCATCCTCAAGCTCATCTCGCCCGAGCAGCAGGTCTACTACATCGCTGCTGCGTTCCCCAGCGCCTGCGGCAAGACCAACCTCGCGATGCTCGCCCCGACCATCCCCGGCTGGAAGGTCGAGACCCTGGGCGACGACATCGCCTGGATGCGCTTCGGTGAGGACGGCCGGTTGTATGCCGTGAACCCGGAGTTCGGGTTCTTCGGCGTCGCCCCCGGCACCAACGAGCACACCAACCCCAACGCGATGAAGACGATCAACAAGGGCAACTCGGTCTTCACGAACGTCGCCCTCAAGGACGACGGCGACATCTGGTGGGAGGGCCTGGAGAACACGCCGGACCACGCCACCAGCTGGAAGGGCGAGGACTGGACGCCGGACTCCGAAGAGCTCTCGAGCCACGCGAACAGCCGCTACTGCACCCCGATCGAGCAGTGCGACATCCTCGCCAAGGAGTACTACGACCCCAAGGGTGTGCCGATCTCGGCGATCTTCTTCGGTGGCCGCCGCAAGACGACCGTCCCGCTCGTCACCGAGGCCCGCGACTGGATCCACGGCACGTTCATGGGCGCGACGCTCTCCTCGGAGACCACCGCTGCTGCGACCGGTGCCGTGGGCGTCGTCCGCCGCGACCCCATGGCCATGCTGCCCTTCATCGGCTACAACGCCGGTGACTACTTCCAGCACTGGGTCAACCTCGGCAAGGACGCCGACGCCGCGAAGCTGCCGAAGATCTTCTACGTCAACTGGTTCCGTCGCGGTGACGACGGCGACTTCCTGTGGCCCGGGTTCGGCGAGAACAGCCGCGTCCTCAAGTGGGCCATCGAGCGCATCGAGGGCAAGGCCGCCGCCGTCGAGACCCCCATCGGCCACGTGCCGACGCCGGAGTCGCTCGACACCACCGGCCTGGACATGAGCGACGCCGAGCTCGAGCAGGCGCTGGCGGTCGACGCCGAGGAGTGGAAGGCCGAGATCCCGCAGATCGAGGAGTGGTTCGCCAAGTTCGGCGAGAACCTCCCGACCCAGCTCCAGGTGGAGCTGGACGGCCTCAAGGCCCGCCTCGGCGTGGAGTGA